The Campylobacter sp. MIT 12-8780 genome contains the following window.
TAATAAGGCTTGATTACTTGATATATCATTCATTAGCTTGTGGCAAAACTGACAAGTATCGCTTAAAACAAAGAATATCATTAATTTAGCTTCACTTTGTGCTTGTATAGCCGCATCGTATATGTTGTTATAAGTTTTTGCGTTTAAATTTAAAAACCCTAGCACAAGACTTATAAAAATAGCTAGTATTTTCTTTTTCATTTTTATTCTCCCTCTTTGGTATCATTGCTTTTTAAATTTTGATTTGATCTTATCTAATAAACACACCTTTGAATCCTTGCAAGGGTGTTCATCAGTTATTTCATCTAAAGACTTTTCTATTTGTCTTCCTGCTTGTTTGCAACCAGATTTAAAATTTTGCAACATTTGCATTAGTTTTTCTTTTAACATTTTATTTCCTTTTATTTATAAAATGAGCCACCGCCAATTGCTTTAATAAGCCTATCTAAACCTTTACTTTCAACTTTTTTATTGATCTCTTGTAAAGCATAAGTAACTTCACTTTCCCCATACGCTATCACATAATTTTCGTTTTCATCAGGTTCTCCTATAATTTCTTTGTAGTCTTGCACTGCTGGATTGTAATTTTGTATGTATAAGACTGCAGGCACTCTATCAATCTTAAATCGCCTTGTAATTTTTGGATTGATTTCTATCTTGTGTTCATAATAGTTTGCCTTATCTTGCAAATCGCCTTTTGGATTTTTAATCATTAAATTTTGCAAATATTCTCTTGTGGGATTCATATAACGCACATTATTACCTACAACGCCCCTTAAAACAAAGCTTACATCGGTATTTACTTGTTCTAAGCTTTTGAAGTAGTTTGTTATGGTGGTATCTTTTAAAGATGAACTTATGATAATAAAAACTTTTTCATTTGGCTCAAGGTATTTATTTGTGTTGAGCAAATGTTTATTAGATTCCAAGTCATTTATCATAGCTTTTGTTCGTTCTGAGTATTGTCCTGCATACTTTCCAAAATCAAAGCCCTTATCGTTTAAAATATAATCCTCATTTTTACTTACCTCACGAGCAAATTCCTTGCTTTTTCTCATCTTAGCAATATCTTGAGCTATATTTTGTGCTTGTTTGTTTTGATAATATTTTATGCTTCCATAGCTTTCATTGAAATCTTTAGAAGTTATTTTCATTTGCGTGTCAATACTTGTGAGATTTAAATCTTTTGCATTGTTATGAAGTTCATCTACATTGATACTTGATCGCAAGTCAGCCTTGTCTTTGAGATATTTTTGCTCGAATAGTTTTTCTTTGTCTGTTTCAGCAAAAAGAATATTTGAGGCTATGAGGCTCAGTAATACTATTTTTTTCATATTTTTCCTTTCTTTTTTACAATACGCAACATTCTTTTTTCTTGAAGATAATAAAGCTAAAATTATCCCCATTAGCTGGTAAATTTTTAGCATAACTCCACAATAAGCCTGATTGTCCTATTGCCATACCCATTGGGTGTGGTATAGGAGCGATAATTTGTAAGCGATAAGATGATTTAAGCCATATAGGTAAAGGATAATCAGTGCATATTCCACTCACGGTAGGTGGTCCTGAGCTTTCCCACAATACAGACTCTCTATGAAGCTTGTAGAGCATACCTGCTGCTACAGAAGCTGCGTCTTCTACATAGTCTTTACTTCCTGTATTGCCTGTAAGTGGATAAGCATTGCCCCAAGAACCTTTGCACCAAAACAATGGATCAAGTGCTATATTAGCTTGTGCTGAAGTGGCATCAGCAATACAAGAAAGGTGTGATATGGGATTGCCAAATAGCAAAGCATCAGGATTGACTAAAGCTGACAATTCATCATCTTGCCACAAAGGATCAACTTCTGTCATATAGGCTATATCAATACCAACTCCAGCATTCAAACATAATAAATCAACAAACATACCTAAAATTTCAAATAGAGGGTAGATATAATAATGCGATTGGTAAAATACTCTTTGTCTATCTATGGCATCGCCTTTTGTGCCTGATGAAGTATTGATAAGATTGGCTCCCATATTCAATCCAAGTCCTGTAAAACAAAATGGGTCTTTTACCACATCAATCATTCTGCTTGCCT
Protein-coding sequences here:
- a CDS encoding TrbC family F-type conjugative pilus assembly protein, with amino-acid sequence MKKIVLLSLIASNILFAETDKEKLFEQKYLKDKADLRSSINVDELHNNAKDLNLTSIDTQMKITSKDFNESYGSIKYYQNKQAQNIAQDIAKMRKSKEFAREVSKNEDYILNDKGFDFGKYAGQYSERTKAMINDLESNKHLLNTNKYLEPNEKVFIIISSSLKDTTITNYFKSLEQVNTDVSFVLRGVVGNNVRYMNPTREYLQNLMIKNPKGDLQDKANYYEHKIEINPKITRRFKIDRVPAVLYIQNYNPAVQDYKEIIGEPDENENYVIAYGESEVTYALQEINKKVESKGLDRLIKAIGGGSFYK
- a CDS encoding TraU family protein, translated to MNIKHPILALTIGSFLFFTPSKSESVCLANPAQVVNTMTSICYSCMFPLYMFSVPLIQGPMPDVRGSSSAPICICEAPPPLFIRIGFPIGYFEASRMIDVVKDPFCFTGLGLNMGANLINTSSGTKGDAIDRQRVFYQSHYYIYPLFEILGMFVDLLCLNAGVGIDIAYMTEVDPLWQDDELSALVNPDALLFGNPISHLSCIADATSAQANIALDPLFWCKGSWGNAYPLTGNTGSKDYVEDAASVAAGMLYKLHRESVLWESSGPPTVSGICTDYPLPIWLKSSYRLQIIAPIPHPMGMAIGQSGLLWSYAKNLPANGDNFSFIIFKKKECCVL